In Ascaphus truei isolate aAscTru1 chromosome 5, aAscTru1.hap1, whole genome shotgun sequence, one genomic interval encodes:
- the MYF6 gene encoding myogenic factor 6 isoform X1, whose protein sequence is MMDLFEPSSYFFYLEGENGAFQQLEMADGSPLYPGSEGTMSPCQDQLPPDAGSDSSGEEHVFAPPGLQPHCPGQCLIWACKTCKRKSAPTDRRKAATLRERRRLKKINEAFEALKRRTVANPNQRLPKVEILRGAINYIERLQDLLHRLDQQDKLHKPGEEPFTYNSKQATVQSDDFLSTCHFTWHNVSDHSRISGLNPKEEGSIHESSASSSLQCLSSIVDSISSEDTKLPCTIQEFVDK, encoded by the exons ATGATGGACCTTTTTGAACCAagttcttatttcttttacctaGAGGGGGAGAATGGGGCCTTTCAACAGCTGGAAATGGCAGATGGGTCCCCCTTATATCCAGGTAGTGAGGGCACGATGTCCCCTTGCCAGGATCAGTTGCCACCTGACGCTGGAAGTGACAGCAGTGGGGAGGAACATGTTTTTGCCCCACCTGGTCTGCAGCCCCACTGCCCTGGACAGTGCTTGATCTGGGCCTGTAAGACATGCAAGAGGAAGTCAGCACCAACAGACAGGAGAAAAGCAGCTACtttgagggagaggaggaggttaaagaaAATCAATGAAGCCTTCGAGGCGCTTAAAAGAAGAACTGTTGCTAACCCAAATCAAAGACTACCCAAGGTTGAAATCCTGCGTGGTGCCATTAATTACATTGAGAGGCTACAGGATCTCCTTCACAGGCTGGATCAGCAAGACAAACTCCATAAACCAGGAGAGGAACCATTCACATACAACTCAAAGCAGGCAACT GTCCAGAGTGATGATTTCTTAAGTACCTGCCATTTTACCTGGCACAATGTCTCTGACCATTCCAGAATATCAGGGCTGAATCCCAAAGAAG aAGGATCCATTCATGAATCCTCTGCCTCTAGCAGCCTTCAATGTCTCTCTTCTATAGTGGACAGCATTTCATCAGAAGATACAAAGCTCCCCTGCACCATTCAGGAATTTGTAgacaaataa
- the MYF6 gene encoding myogenic factor 6 isoform X2 encodes MMDLFEPSSYFFYLEGENGAFQQLEMADGSPLYPGSEGTMSPCQDQLPPDAGSDSSGEEHVFAPPGLQPHCPGQCLIWACKTCKRKSAPTDRRKAATLRERRRLKKINEAFEALKRRTVANPNQRLPKVEILRGAINYIERLQDLLHRLDQQDKLHKPGEEPFTYNSKQATVQSDDFLSTCHFTWHNVSDHSRISGLNPKEGSIHESSASSSLQCLSSIVDSISSEDTKLPCTIQEFVDK; translated from the exons ATGATGGACCTTTTTGAACCAagttcttatttcttttacctaGAGGGGGAGAATGGGGCCTTTCAACAGCTGGAAATGGCAGATGGGTCCCCCTTATATCCAGGTAGTGAGGGCACGATGTCCCCTTGCCAGGATCAGTTGCCACCTGACGCTGGAAGTGACAGCAGTGGGGAGGAACATGTTTTTGCCCCACCTGGTCTGCAGCCCCACTGCCCTGGACAGTGCTTGATCTGGGCCTGTAAGACATGCAAGAGGAAGTCAGCACCAACAGACAGGAGAAAAGCAGCTACtttgagggagaggaggaggttaaagaaAATCAATGAAGCCTTCGAGGCGCTTAAAAGAAGAACTGTTGCTAACCCAAATCAAAGACTACCCAAGGTTGAAATCCTGCGTGGTGCCATTAATTACATTGAGAGGCTACAGGATCTCCTTCACAGGCTGGATCAGCAAGACAAACTCCATAAACCAGGAGAGGAACCATTCACATACAACTCAAAGCAGGCAACT GTCCAGAGTGATGATTTCTTAAGTACCTGCCATTTTACCTGGCACAATGTCTCTGACCATTCCAGAATATCAGGGCTGAATCCCAAAGAAG GATCCATTCATGAATCCTCTGCCTCTAGCAGCCTTCAATGTCTCTCTTCTATAGTGGACAGCATTTCATCAGAAGATACAAAGCTCCCCTGCACCATTCAGGAATTTGTAgacaaataa